A genomic segment from Labrus bergylta chromosome 3, fLabBer1.1, whole genome shotgun sequence encodes:
- the LOC109991636 gene encoding trans-1,2-dihydrobenzene-1,2-diol dehydrogenase-like, whose translation QVVAVAARKLEDAQEFAKKHSIPKVYGSYEELARDPDVDVVYIGVIHPCHLKTCLLYTNAKKNVLCEKPLAMNTKEVKEILASAKLNDVFFMEAVWTRFFPASVEIRRLLAQGSRPWGCAWRLVM comes from the exons caggttGTGGCTGTGGCAGCTCGTAAATTGGAGGATGCTCAGGAATTTGCCAAAAAGCACAGCATCCCAAAGGTATATGGCAGCTATGAGGAGCTGGCCAGAGATCCAGATGTAG ATGTGGTGTACATTGGAGTTATCCACCCCTGTCATCTGAAGACATGTCTTCTCTATACAAACGCCAAGAAAAACGTCTTATGTGAGAAGCCACTGGCCATGAACACAAAGGAGGTGAAGGAGATCCTGGCCTCTGCCAAACTCAATGATGTCTTCTTCATGGAA GCTGTCTGGACCCGATTCTTCCCGGCCTCAGTGGAGATAAGACGGCTACTGGCCCAGGGGTCCAGGCCATGGGGGTGTGCCTGGAGACTGGTAATGTAA
- the LOC109991980 gene encoding trans-1,2-dihydrobenzene-1,2-diol dehydrogenase — protein sequence MATRWGICSAGKISHDFTVALKTLPPEDHQVVAVAARKLEDAQEFAKKHSIPKVYGSYEELARDPDVDVVYIGVIHPCHLKTCLLYTNAKKNVLCEKPLAMNTKEVKEILASAKLNDVFFMEAVWTRFFPASVEIRRLLAQGEVGDVKMVRSEFGWPVLHVPRSTQKELGAGAMLDLGVYCLQFICMVFNGEKPECIQAMGVCQETGADETVIVTLKFSRNRMAVFTCSSGMKLVNDAVIVGTNGIIRVPEHMWCPTSLVVNGEETQYPVPEPYLPLNFINSTGMRYEAEEVRQCLLKGLKQSAVISHADSLLLAEVEDEIRRQVGVTYNQDCQ from the exons ATGGCAACCAGGTGGGGAATCTGTAGCGCGGGGAAGATCAGCCATGACTTCACTGTGGCCCTGAAAACTCTTCCTCCTGAAGACCATCAG gttGTGGCTGTGGCAGCTCGTAAGTTGGAGGATGCTCAGGAATTTGCCAAAAAGCACAGCATCCCAAAGGTATATGGCAGCTATGAGGAGCTGGCCAGAGATCCAGATGTAG ATGTGGTGTACATTGGAGTTATCCACCCCTGTCATCTGAAGACATGTCTTCTCTATACAAACGCCAAGAAAAACGTCCTATGTGAGAAGCCACTGGCCATGAACACAAAGGAGGTGAAGGAGATCCTGGCCTCTGCCAAACTCAATGATGTCTTCTTCATGGAA GCTGTCTGGACCCGATTCTTCCCGGCCTCAGTGGAGATAAGACGGCTACTGGCACAAGGGGAGGTGGGGGACGTGAAGATGGTGAGATCTGAATTTGGCTGGCCAGTGTTGCACGTACCGAGATCAACGCAGAAGGAGCTGGGTGCAGGAGCAATGCTGGATCTTGGCGTCTACTGCCTGCAGTTCATCTGCATGGTGTTCAAcggagagaagccagagtgcATCCAGGCCATGGGGGTGTGCCAGGAGACTG GAGCGGATGAGACTGTTATTGTTACGCTGAAGTTCTCCAGGAACAGGATGGCAGTGTTTACTTGTTCTTCTGGTATGAAGCTGGTCAATGATGCCGTTATTGTGGGCACAAATGGCATCATCAGG GTCCCTGAACATATGTGGTGCCCCACATCCTTAGTGGTGAATGGGGAGGAAACTCAGTATCCTGTGCCAGAACCCTATTTGCCTCTCAACTTCATCAACAGTACAGGGATGCGTTATGAAGCAGAGGAGGTTCGACAGTGTTTGCTTAAAG GGCTGAAGCAGAGTGCAGTTATCTCCCATGCAGACTCTCTGCTGCTGGCTGAGGTAGAGGACGAGATCCGCCGGCAGGTGGGGGTGACTTACAACCAGGACTGCCAGTAG